GGATTGATCTGAAGCCAGTTCGGCATAGCTTTGTGAGCATCTGTCTCATTCTCCTCATCGTCCTCAAAATCATACTCGAAATCGTCGGTAGAATCGTCCGAGTTTTGGTTCTTCATCATATCTAACAAAGAAGCAGTATCAGAATACCATCATACTATGACAAAAATAAAGCAAGGGTATCTAGAATAAACCCTAGAAAACTAGGTATTACATCCGTACAAAATCATGAGAAGAGAAAGCTATATGGAGACAAAAGAGATGAAAAGGAAGAAGAGATTAGAACCTGAAGCGGATGCGAGGTCAGTGTTGTCCATAGCAAGGGGTTGCTGTTCTGTCTTCTGTGAGGAGACGGAAGGAGAGATAGGATTAGGGTTGAGATAAAAAAGACGATTCCTATTCTCAATGTTTTTCTTTTATTTTTGAGAATTTTCCGATTTTCAATGTTAATATCTTTGTAGGATCTTTATGGTTCAGAGCACTTGCAACGGTCATCCCCACGTTGGGATCCTTGGCAATTGTTTAATATATTTTTTTTTTTGAACAGTGAAGGATTCGAGTCCAAAAAATTCGTCCAATGGTGATCCCGAAGACGGAATTCTTAACAATAAAATATTATTATTATTTTTTAAAAAAATTGAAATTGAAAATTTTTTAATTGCATAATTAAAATAAAAGGTACAAGGATTCAATTTAAAGATACAAGGATTAAAAGATACAAGGTTTAAATATAAATATACTAATTATTAATCTTCATCGCCAAATTTATTCCAAATGTTTTCGATCAAATCATTCTTCAATCGTTCATGAGTTTGCCTATCACGAAGATCATTTCGGTTGGGAAATATATTATTGAGAATTGTCGGGATTTCGTTTAGTGTAGGGTTTGCGTTTAGGACCTCCGAAGTTNNNNNNNNNNNNNNNNNNNNNNNNNNNNNNNNNNNNNNNNNNNNNNNNNNNNNNNNNNNNNNNNNNNNNNNNNNNNNNNNNNNNNNNNNNNNNNNNNNNNNNNNNNNNNNNNNNNNNNNNNNNNNNNNNNNNNNNNNNNNNNNNNNNNNNNNNNNNNNNNNNNNNNNNNNNNNNNNNNNNNNNNNNNNNNNNNNNNNNNNNNNNNNNNNNNNNNNNNNNNNNNNNNNNNNNNNNNNNNNNNNNNNNNNCAAATCCAAAGATCTTGTGAAGCTACGGCCTCTAGGACAATAGTCGGTTTTCCGTGGCCACGGGCGTACTGTCCTTTCCAAGCGGTTGGACAATTTTTCCACTCCCAGTGCATACAGTCAATGCTCCCGACCATCCCAGGAAACCCTCGTTTCTCTCCCATATCGAGTAGTCGTTGAAGATCCTCTGCTGTGGGTCGTCGCAGATACTCATCTCCGAATAACTGTATTATCCCATCAGTGAAATGATGTAAACAAGGAAGTGCAGTGCTCTCACCAAGTCGAACATATTCGTCAACCGTGTCAGCCGAATTTCCATAAGCAAGTAGACGAATTGCTGCCGTACATTTTTGTAGTGCAGTAAGACCCCACCTACCCGTTGCATCTTTTCTTTGCTGAAAGAATGGAAAGAATTGTTCAAGGCCATCGACAATACGTATGAATAATCCCTTATTCTTGTGGAATCGGCATCTGAAAGTTTGTATCGAATATATCGAATGGTCGTCGTTGAAGTAGTCATTGCTTAGCTGGTGCTGTCCTCCTTCGCGATGTCGTTCAGTATAACTACGGGTCCTTTGCGGTATGAGTTCGGCCTCCACTATATCGTCGTAAATTTCGTCAATGAAATCTTCGATAATATCATCCAATCTCTCCTCGATTTCATCATTTTCATCAGACGAAGATGACGACATTGCTTATCATGCTGGATAAATAATAATTTGCTTAGAAGGTTTCTTATATTTTTTTTTCTTATAAGTTAAAAATATTTAGATTTCTTCTACTTTTAAATCTTTTCTATTTTTTTTTTCTTCTACTTTTAAATATTTAGATTTGTTCTACTTTTAAATCTCTTCTATTTTTTTTCCTTATAAGTTAAAAATATAATAATTTCTTCTAAGTTTGAAAAATCTCTTCTATTTAGTGAATCTGATATATTTTTTTTATCTATTCAATTGGAGTTTGTTATAACTTTTAAAAAACTAGCTTTTGCTAGCAACTTTTAAAACTAAACTTTACTAAATGGTTATGATGAAACAAAAACAAGAAGCGAAACCTGATTATGGTTATGGTACAGAGAAGCATGTTGATGAGATGGATACAAAGGATTGAGAGAAGCAAATAGCAGACAAATATTACAATGGTTTTCGTTCCAAAATATTACAAAGGTTTTGATGATAAGGTTTTTGATGTTGAGGAGAAAGAGATACATATCCGAGTACTTATACTACAAGAAGGGAAAACCCGTGACTTATGAGCAGGAGCTACATGCCAAAATGCTCTCAGTACTCTAAATCCACCCGTGACAACTCCGCATTAGCTAAGGAACAAAAGAACTCCTATCCTTCCGTGACTACCTGCAACAACACGTTTAAAAAATGGTTAGTTTAGCTGTAACAACTAAGCAAGTACACACATCACACAACAAGTACTAACTTTTCCTGCACTAGGACACTCAGGAGGGATTTCGCTAGGAGAATCATCAGGAGCTTGAGACCCGAGCCAAAAAGGCTCGGGTGATTCAAGATCTACTGGCATTTGACTGTACAGCAGGTGTCTATAACCCGACATGGCTGGAAAAATGCTCTGTGTTACTCAAGTAGTTACACAGAGCCTTAAGTAATACATGTTCCAATTTATTATACAATAAAAGCCTATCAAATCTGAGCAGTTAGGAAGATAGGAAGCAAACTAAAAGCAATTTAACCAAACACCATTCAAAATCAGTGGCAAAAATCAGTAGCAAAATTAAATCCTATGTACTATAACAGCTATTTAACCAAACACCATTCAATTAATCTACAGCAATTTAAACGTAGAACCTTTAAAACCAATCAAATCACACGGGTTGGGAAGATATAAAGCAAATCAGTATCATTTATTAATACAGTCCTAGTTTGTTATCTACCTACAAAAACCATTCAATTAATCTACAATACTATTTGAATTTTTTTTTACGGAATATACATTGTCAAGTGATAGAAAAGAAAAGCAGAGTACCTTTACTTTTTTGGCCATTGGACAGGTGATAGAACACTCCTCCATTGAAGCCTTTGAAGCTACTCATGCAAACAAGTAACATTAGGCAGTCAAATGTTTTAATACAAACGCATAAACTGAATATGAAATCCAAATAAGTCGAGAACTTACCATGTAGAACCAAGATTACCAAACCTATGACCACTAGCAGGCACACCATTAGCTTAACTCGTGTGGTATCCTTTCCTGCGTCGTACACAGTCTTCTCTAGCAGTAGCGCTTCTCTCTCTCTGCAACTGCTTCCTTAATCCGTCTTATCTCCGTCTGAAAGTCCCTCATCTCCTCCATGACCGCGTCATCCCACCACTTCCAGATGTGAGTGGCTCCATCAACGACATTGTTGCAGGTGAAATACCTACGGCCTGGATCTTTTTCCGTGTAGGCTGTAGCAACAACCGGCTCACTCCCACAGTAGCAGATCGTCGGGATGCCATCATCCCCCTCAGGTTGAGGTTGGTTCTGAAACGGCTCTCCATTATCGAAGCTACTCTGAGCTAAATCGGCGTACAACTGAGCTTCAGCGTCGAGAAGTTAGGTGATGTCGATGGACGCTGATGATGAGGACGGCTGGCTATAGCTATACCTTCCCATTTTCCTTAACCTGCAAAGAAAGAGACAAGCAAAAATCAAAGACTAGCATTGATTTTGAAAAACAATAAGAAAGACGAACACCATTCGACACTAAATAGAGTCGCAACCCTAAATCGAATGGAAAAAATGCACAATTTACAAATCCCTAAATCGATCGAGACCCAAAAGGGTCTTCAAATCCCTAAATCGATCGAAAACTAATCGAAACCTGATTTAAACGGAAAATAATCGATTGAAACAAAACAAAATCGATTGAAACGAAAGCAAATCGATTGAAAATAAAAAATCTCCAAATCTCAGATTTTTTTCGAACCCTAATTTTGATACGAAACGATTCCAACTCTATTGAATATAAATGGAAACAATCTAGTTCGATTAATATAGAAAAAAACGCTTCTACTTACCTTGACGATCAGACAGAGTTGAATCGCGAAGGTGGGATCCGACAATCGCCCTAGAGAGTTGAGAGGTTTTTTTTTTCTTTGTTTTCGTCGAAATGACGATTTTTTTCTCGCCAATACCAAACACAATCGCGCCTCCGTCCAATCTCTTTCCGCCACGTCGCCCACGGACCGGGTCCGTCAAGATGCAATTTACGGATCAATCCGTCAAATGGGCTGGGTTTATATTAATTAAAAATCCAAAAAGTGCAACGGACCGGGCTTACGGATTCGTTGTCATGCCCCGTTGCAAGTGCTCTAGGCGGGAATGCTTAGGATTGTTTTTAAATCTCCGTGGTTCGATCATAGAGACGGTGAATCAATCGGACGGTAGCTAATCGGATGTGATTAAAAATATTATATTTGGAATTTTATGTGTTTTAATGTCCGACTAGGATAAGACCTGCGCCTTGCGCAGGGTGAGCTTATTTGTATATATTATCGATAGTTTTTTTTATATATTTGATCATTTTATTTATATATATAAAATATTTTTTATTGTTATTATATAATTTATTTTCGATGGATCAGATCAATTTGTATTAACAATAATGGAACAAAACTATAATTAATACATCATGGGTTGATCGGATTGGACATTAAACAAATTATGACATAAAAACCTTATTTTTTCCATCGAACACATTCTTGTCAACCATCGAATTGATACATGTCATTTTAATGTTTTTAGTTGTATACTTAAGGAAAACTTACATTTTTGTAATTTAAAGTCGTTTTAAAAAATTCAAAATATATTATATAAGAAAAAATATAACATATAAGAAAAATATAACATATAAGGTGTCCTCATTTTTGTAATTTAAAGTCATTTTAAAAAATTCAAAATATAACATATAAGAAAAAGTCTATTTTTTATTATATGGTTAATGTGATTGTTTATTTTTTTTAATACTATAAAATTAAACAAAATGAAAAAGGATGCAAAAATTGTTATCAAATCTTTATTAGTTATAATCATTAATTGTCTTATATATGTAAATCATATTAGGTAATTTCGTAGCTTTTATTTATGGAAAGAATACACACTTCTTATATTTTAGGTTAATATAATGTTCTCTAGTGGACATTAAACAAATTATGACATAAAAACCTTATTTTTTCCATCGAACACATTCTTGTCAACCATCGAATTGATACATATCATTTTAATGTTTTTAGTCGTATACTTAAGGAAAACTTACATTTTTGTATTTTAAAATCGTTTTAAAAAATTCANNNNNNNNNNNNNNNNNNNNNNNNNNNNNNNNNNNNNNNNNNNNNNNNNNNNNNNNNNNNNNNNNNNNNNNNNNNNNNNNNNNNNNNNNNNNNNNNNNNNNNNNNNNNNNNNNNNNNNNNNNNNNNNNNNNNNNNNNNNNNNNNNNNNNNNNNNNNNNNNCAAAAATGAAGAAGGATGCAAAAATTGTTATCAAATCTTTATTATTCATAATCATTAATTGTCATATATATGTAAATCATATTAGGTAATTCCGTAGCTTTTATTTAAGGAAATAATACACACTTCCTATATTTTAGGTTAATATAATGTTCTCTAGTGTTATATAATAATGAAATAATGTGACACCATTAGTTTAAACTATACTTTATATTAGATGCTATAGAATTCTTTGAAATGAAATTTAGAAGGCATTTAGAGTGCCACCTAGGATTTGAGGTTTTTTTAATTAATACAAAATTAAGGTTCTAATTTTTCAAATGCTTCTCAATTAATATATAGGAGATATACTTTAAGAAAATCTGTAAAATATTAGTTTTTCAATTTTAGAAATTTCATTTTAGTTATGGAAAGAAAAAGGCTACAAGGGAAAAACATTGTACTGAGAAAACGAAATGAAAAACAAGAGTTATTGAGTTTTCATGAAAGAAAATAGCATTCTAATGTTTATTAGTAACGACTTGGCCATATCAGAGTCGCTGGCCAACTCTTGCCGCACATCATGGCGTTCAGAAGTTTCCCTTCCAATGCGACAATAAACTCAGGACACTCTCTTTTGTCAGCAACATACTCACGGTTCGACGTGCCACGAGAGATTGGAATCGAGAGAATGTCACGAGCTACTCGGGAGAGGATCGGGTACTTTGAGCTCTCATCTCTCCACCATTTCAGTGCATCGAAGTCTTTCCTCCACTCCAAAACAGGCTCTTTGAAGTAAGAATCAAGCTCTGACTCATGAAACTCTCTTGAACAACATCCTTCAAACTTGAGATACTCTTGAAAGAAAGCAAAGTCCCCATAACCGTCAGGCTTCTTCTCTTCCTCTTCTTCTGATTCGTCTCCGAACATATACAAAATACACCGGGGAGTTGGCTCAGCTGCACGTTCCGGTAGTGGACGTATATCGCTAGCTGCGTAGCAAGAGTATAGACTGCGTAAGTAGTCCACAACAGTCTCAGCTTTTGAACCTTGATCACTACTCTTTGAGCAGTAAAAGTCTAGATACTTCAACTTGAACCGAGGGTCCAACACAGAAGCAGTAGCCAACACAAGAAACATCTCATTCCAATACTTATCAAACCCCTCCAGTATCTCCTTAGCTTTACCAAGAAAGTAATCACCATCCCCATTCTTGACCTCTTCTCTCAGCATGACCTTTAGCTCCACAAGAAGATGGAAGTAGACGTTAGCCGTTGGATACTCCCCATCAAAAAGCTCTTTCGCCACTTTATAAATGCAACCAGTGAGTTTGCAAAAAGTTCTAATCCTTATCCACTCTTCATCAGAAGGATAATCGTAGTAATCATACTTCTCATCTTCAAACACATCTTTGGCTTCCATATCTACCGCCGTTTGCAGTTTATTCAACCTGTAAGTCCAATGGGTAGGATACAATCTTCCATCACTCTCCCAACCAAGCAAAATCCTGACACGGTCCATCAGACATGATATTCTTACGTCCTTATACATATCATCAACCATCAACCTGAACATATCCGAGCAGCAATAGATGAGGAACACGTTAGGGTTGATCTGATTGCCCTCCCTCTTCTTCTATCCATTTACTAAAACCATCCAAACCAAGATCAACACTGTTAGGGACAAGAAGAGTAGAGACTTTGTTCTCAATCTCGTAATCAGTAACAACGTTCTTTAATGAATCGAGATAAACGTCTTTCAGTTTCATATCCTCAGGAGAATGAGGATGGTACGACAAGATCCATTTCCTCATCTTGAAATCCTCATCGGCGAAGTAGACGCTAATGACCATAAAATCCTGGTGAAGAATCGGACCGACGATGTCTTCGCTAGTCCATTTCCAGTCACCGAGAACCATCCATTCGCAAGAGAGGGTTATGGAGTTTGGAAGTGTCGAGGGAGAAAGTGGGGCAGACGATGTGTACCATTTCGGTGATGGCAGAGTTCTCAAGGGTGGGGTTGATTAAGTTGCCGATGGCAACCTTGGCCATAGATCTGTAACGACGCTTCTCCACCACCACCTCCTCATCGGCTTTTGTTTCTCATCGACAGAGTCGTCGTCAAGCTTTTGTTTCTTCTTCATACCTGAAGAGAATCCCCATGAGGAAGTATTATTATTAGGATACCACTATACATTCAGACTTTTAACACAAACTGAAAACAATATAGAAACAACTTTATATCTATAGACACTAGAAGCAGTACGTACAGTGTATATAAGCAATAAGACGCAGACATATACACCAAGGTAGATTCACAAAACTAAGAGAATAAACCCTAGAATGTGGGGATGAAATCCCTAAGAAAGCAGCACACATATACATGATCTGTAGTAGTCAAGGCTTTAGCTCTCCCGAGAGACATGATGAGTTGGTGAAACACATTAAGACGTAAAAATATAAACAGAAATTCAAAAGCAAAAAGCAGTATGCAAGTGTATCAGTACGAGTCAGGGTTTAGCTCTCCCGAGGCAGGACTTGAAGAAGAAATCTGACCTGAACACCGGATGCAGATGCGAGAAAGAGAGTTCTAGGGTTTTAGGTAAAAGAGTTAATGAGAGACGGTTCCGATTTTCGATGAATGTTTGATAACCTAACCAATGGACGGCTGAGATATTTTTGAATATTTTTGTGTTTGCTTGGTTATGGGCCGGGCCGTATGTAGAGTTTTCTATAATCTGATAAATTAATGGGCCTCTATATTCGGCCTAAGAAATCTGGAAACCCCCGAGCTCTCTCATCAGCGTCACCATTGAATGACTGCAGCTTCTCTCCGTCTATCAGAAATATTGCCGGTAAGACTCGATCGATTTGTTTGTCTTTCTCCGTCTATTTGGTTTGAATACTTTTATGTATTTATTTCATGTATATATGGATTTGCATATTATCTTCAATCCAATTTCTATATATCACAAGCAGAGAGATTCATATTTTATTTTGTTTGTTTACTTCAGTGGTGGATGATGATGCCTTCCATTCAAAAAGATTTGATTTTGTTTTGTTTTGCTTGTTTACTCGTAGTTGTTAAGATTTCGTAATAAAAATAACGCCTTTTTCTATCATTTTCAAATTTTGAAAGAGTGGAGTAAAGCTTGTTCCTCGGCGACGAGTACAGACTTAACGTTTCTGATCGAATCTTTTGTGACAGGAAAATAAACCCCTAGTGAGTGAACGCACAATGCCGACCCTACAAGGTTCTTTGCCTCCTGAGCTTGCTAACAATGTCGTTAGGGTCAGTCTCATCTCTTTCATATACACAAAAGTTGAAGAGTAGTTTCCAGACTTTGTGTAGAGGAGGCGGTGATGGTAGTCATGGAAGTGCTGCTCGTGGACTCATCAATCACATGTTGTTCGAGTCAGAGAAGCTAACAGGACGCAAGGTTAGCCAGAGATCCTGATGCAGCCTTGTTCCTGACTTTCATCGTCATGCTCTCTTTGGTTCATTGTATGCTAATGTTGCATTTAGTTTGGCTTTAATAAAAGAGTTTTGTCATCGGGTGACAACTAGCTTCAATGTTTCATAACATTGATGATCAATCTCTTCTGTACTTCAAATCGATTCATACAGTTCTTCCACTTTGGTTATGGATACTTCGAAAATCATTACAATTTGATTTTGACGAAATAAAGTCTAAAAAGGAGCCTTTGCCTGTGAGATTTTCTACATAAACACGGGCTTTCTTAACAAAAACATTATCTGCAGATATAAAGTTGATAGGCTAGAAAGTTATCTATTTTAAGAAAAGGCATGCTAATATGATATCCTGAGTAAGAATGCAACCAAAATTGAGCCAAGAATGCTAAAAATATAACTGTTGTTTCCTCCTCTAATTAGAAAGTAAACATGAATCCAAGATAGGATCGTCTTCACTGTTGCACATAAATACAACAAAGACAAGTCCTTGTAGGACCTAAATGTTATAAGCAACGAGCAGAAAAAGATTCTCATGACTTCAAGCTGTGTCTGCCTCCCTCTTCAACGACTCATCCTGAGAGATAAGAAAATTTCCAAAATGAACGAACAAAAGACACCAGTAGAAACTTAGACCGAGTTGCATGATCTATGTTGAAGAGTGGGTTAAGTCATGTGATAAAGCCAGATGCAAATGGTATCCACCGACATAGAAACATCAACTTGGCTAAAAGCATCAAACTACACACCTTGATACAAACGTAGATGTAATGAACATCAGGGCTTTTGCCAAGTGCAGATTCCACTGAACTTCCCTCAGCATCTAGAGGAATAGGTTTTGTCAGTTCCCATGGTTGATGATCGGTTAAACTTTTGTCTGCAAGTTTTAGCACAGAACATGTAACTTTCATCCAACGTTATCACAAATAATGGTAACTGAATTACAACTCACCAATCACATGGAGCTTCGTTGTCCAAGAGCGTGAGTCTTTAAACAACCTAAGACGGTAATCCGGTGCTCCATATGTAATCTAAAATCAAATGTGCATTAAATAAACAGAAACACACATAACCATAACCTCAAAGACTTTACCAGAATGTAGACTCCTTTATCCTTGAGTACCCTATAGTTATTCATCAACTGCTTCATTATTATGTGAAAAAGGACCCCCCCCCCCCCCCCCATACATAGATTTGTGGATATAAATAGTACCTCCAAACCTCCTCAAGCATCTGCGTTGAGTGTTGCCTCGAATTGCTCCCACACTAAACATGAAAAAAGGATCAGACTCTCTAGTAAAAAAAAAGATAAGAAAGTAAACATCATCACCCACCAAAATAGAGTCTAAGGTTCCTGAAAAAACATAACACACAAACAAAACATCCAAACAATGTTATTACATGAAACACACAACGCACTGGGAATGATAAAAAAAAAACAATGGATACCTTTATCAATCACAGCATCGAAAGAAGCATCTTCAAAGACCTTCATATCACGCACATCCATCTTCAAATCTGTTTTTTTTTTCACATCATGATCCATACACACACATAAAAAACAAAACTTTCTCCCTCAAAAAGAGAGACGTTACATTTGAGCTGAGGACGGTCGGAGTGTTTCTTGTTCATCGCATCGATCACCACAGAGGAGATATCGATGCTGACTACGTCTTCGTACCCATCGTCAACCATTCCTTCGCTGAACGCTGAGTTCCCGCAGCCGATGACGAGGACGGGGTGAGTGCGGCGAGGGACGTAGAGGTTGATGAGAGGAGCCAGTGAAGTGTAGTTCTGGTACCAATCGAAGGGATCGGATTCGTTCGTGTAGCGTTCGTCCCAGTACCATTGCTCGCTGTATGATTGCGTCGTCTTCGTCTCTGTCTCCATCGTCGACTAATCACACTAACTGCTTTTTTCGTTCGCTTCTATTTTTTTTCGAATCAAACGAAGGGGAAAGAGAGAAAAGCGGACACGAGAGACCACCAGACCACTGTGGTCGGAGACTTTTTCTCATCAAACCACGTGGCCATGTCTGTCGGAAACAATACAATACCGGTTTCCCGGTTTGTTTAAAACCCTGTCAATTTAGATTAAAAGTGTATTTAACCGGAAATATACGGATAAACCGGAATACTGATAGTTGTTTGGGTTGTAGTCTATGCATATTCTCTTGCTTTTTCCTTCTGCAACTGCACGGAGAATAAGATTACATGCATGGCAAAGGCTAAATCCTTTCAAGCAAAGCATATTTGTTTATTCTAAGCACAGTTTTTGTTTTTTGTTTTTCAACATATAAATAGAAAGTTAATACAGTTTGATGATACTTATCAGCATATTCACTAGCTTCCTTTCTGGTTTTCTGCATATCTTCACATGGCTAGTTTCGGTGATCATGATGGTATTATCACCTAACCTCTTCCACTATATTTCTTAATACGTACCTATTTGATTAAATACAGTTGACTGAATTAGGAGAGATTAATGTTTGTATGGATATGTGCATATGAACCATGTGTTTACCTTTGCATGATATTTTTCTACCACCTTTTGTTGTTATGTTTTGTTATGAAGAGTGTAATTGAATTCATTTTCCTTTTTAGTTAGTATAA
The DNA window shown above is from Brassica oleracea var. oleracea cultivar TO1000 chromosome C3, BOL, whole genome shotgun sequence and carries:
- the LOC106330272 gene encoding uncharacterized protein LOC106330272 encodes the protein MSSSSSDENDEIEERLDDIIEDFIDEIYDDIVEAELIPQRTRSYTERHREGGQHQLSNDYFNDDHSIYSIQTFRCRFHKNKGLFIRIVDGLEQFFPFFQQRKDATGRWGLTALQKCTAAIRLLAYGNSADTVDEYVRLGESTALPCLHHFTDGIIQLFGDEYLRRPTAEDLQRLLDMGEKRGFPGMVGSIDCMHWEWKNCPTAWKGQYARGHGKPTIVLEAI
- the LOC106331628 gene encoding methyltransferase-like protein 13, yielding METETKTTQSYSEQWYWDERYTNESDPFDWYQNYTSLAPLINLYVPRRTHPVLVIGCGNSAFSEGMVDDGYEDVVSIDISSVVIDAMNKKHSDRPQLKYLKMDVRDMKVFEDASFDAVIDKGTLDSILCGSNSRQHSTQMLEEVWRVLKDKGVYILITYGAPDYRLRLFKDSRSWTTKLHVIDKSLTDHQPWELTKPIPLDAEGSSVESALGKSPDVHYIYVCIKDESLKREADTA